One genomic window of Nicotiana sylvestris chromosome 10, ASM39365v2, whole genome shotgun sequence includes the following:
- the LOC138879259 gene encoding uncharacterized protein gives MLDFNAIMGMDWLAACYATVNCRAKTARFYFSGETVLEWVGNTATLRGKFMSYLKARKMIVKGCIYHIVRVKDADAEIPTLQSIPVVKKYADVFSDELPSIPLERAIDFGIDLLLGMQPISIPLYRMTPPELKGVEGAVKRFTGERFHQTQYLTLGCTSIVWIEEIWLASVSIIGN, from the coding sequence atgttggatttcaatgctatcatgggcatggactggttggcagcttgttatgccACAGTTAATTGTAGAGCAAAGACAGCTAGATTTTATTTTTCGGGTGAGAcagtccttgaatgggtaggtaatacagcgACACTTAGAGGCAAGTTTATGTCCTATCTAAAGGCGAGGAAAATGATCGTaaaagggtgcatttatcatattgtgcgagttaaagatgcagatgctgagatacctacacttcagtCTATTCCAGTAGTAAAAAAGTACGCGGATGTATTTTCAGATGAACTTCCAAGTATTCCTCTAGAGCGAGcgattgattttggcatcgatttgcttctaggaatgcaaccaatatccatccctctGTATAGAATGACACCTCCCGAattaaaaggagttgaaggagcagttaaaagatttactggagaaaggtttcatcagacccaatacctcaccttggggtgcaccagtattgtttggatagaagaaatatGGCTCGCTAgtgtatcgattataggcaactga